Proteins encoded in a region of the Sterolibacterium denitrificans genome:
- the rimI gene encoding ribosomal protein S18-alanine N-acetyltransferase: protein MSLVAAAPQAPRIDFKPMCLGDLDAVLAMERRVHAFSWTRGNFIDSLDAGHSAWLLYRDDVLAGHALCSVVLEEAELLDIVVDEAYQRRGLGGRFMDFLVTEVRRAGALRMFLEVRASNHAALALYARSGFDQVGLRRDYYPCNAGREDALVMMRAL from the coding sequence ATGAGCCTGGTGGCGGCCGCGCCGCAAGCGCCGCGCATCGACTTCAAGCCGATGTGCCTGGGCGATCTGGATGCGGTGCTTGCCATGGAGCGGCGCGTGCATGCCTTTTCCTGGACGCGCGGCAATTTCATCGACAGCCTGGATGCGGGTCACTCCGCCTGGCTGTTGTATCGGGACGATGTTCTGGCCGGTCATGCGCTGTGCTCGGTCGTGCTTGAGGAAGCGGAATTGCTGGATATCGTGGTCGATGAGGCGTATCAGAGGCGGGGGCTGGGAGGACGGTTCATGGATTTTCTCGTGACGGAGGTGCGCCGCGCCGGTGCGCTGCGGATGTTTCTCGAAGTGCGGGCATCGAATCATGCCGCGCTTGCCTTGTATGCGCGCAGCGGCTTCGATCAGGTCGGCCTGCGGCGTGATTACTATCCGTGCAACGCCGGCCGCGAAGACGCGCTGGTGATGATGAGGGCGCTATGA
- the tsaB gene encoding tRNA (adenosine(37)-N6)-threonylcarbamoyltransferase complex dimerization subunit type 1 TsaB: MNLLALETATQRLSVALWRDGVCHERAAEVVNGGSERLLPWVQALLAEADMDFTALDGLAFGAGPGGFTGLRLACGVVQGLACGLDLPVVGIPSLEALARVAWEQEQDCARIFACLDARMDEVYCAAYEIRDGLPEIVLAPFVAAPQTLGERVRPLLMNEGWLGCGDGFAAYPALADQVGRLERVIPGCWPTAAAVAHLAAARFAQGEGVDAALAAPLYVRDKVALTTAERLARGGMK, from the coding sequence GTGAATCTGCTCGCCCTGGAAACCGCCACCCAACGCTTGTCCGTCGCGCTCTGGCGTGACGGCGTTTGCCATGAGCGTGCCGCCGAGGTCGTCAATGGCGGTTCGGAGCGGCTGCTGCCCTGGGTGCAAGCGCTGCTTGCCGAAGCGGACATGGATTTCACTGCGCTGGACGGTCTGGCCTTTGGCGCCGGCCCTGGCGGCTTTACCGGCCTGCGCCTGGCTTGCGGCGTGGTTCAGGGTCTGGCCTGCGGCCTGGATTTGCCGGTGGTGGGGATTCCTTCGCTGGAAGCGCTGGCGCGGGTGGCCTGGGAACAGGAACAGGACTGTGCCCGGATTTTTGCCTGCCTCGATGCGCGCATGGATGAAGTGTATTGCGCCGCCTATGAAATCCGCGACGGTCTGCCGGAAATCGTGCTGGCGCCATTCGTCGCCGCGCCGCAGACGTTGGGTGAGCGGGTGCGGCCGCTGCTGATGAATGAGGGCTGGCTGGGATGCGGGGATGGTTTCGCGGCTTACCCGGCGCTGGCGGATCAGGTGGGTCGGTTGGAGCGCGTCATCCCGGGCTGCTGGCCGACGGCGGCGGCAGTCGCGCATCTGGCGGCAGCGCGCTTTGCCCAGGGCGAGGGCGTCGATGCGGCATTGGCCGCGCCGCTCTACGTGCGCGACAAGGTGGCGTTGACGACGGCCGAGCGTCTGGCGCGCGGCGGAATGAAATGA
- the ompR gene encoding two-component system response regulator OmpR — MNDTTKILVVDDDLRLRDLLNRYLSDQGFTVKAVANAADMDKALNRELYDLLVLDLMLPGEDGLSICRRLRSSKNDTAIIMLTAKGDDIDRIVGLEMGADDYLPKPFNPRELVARIHAVLRRRKAAAPPGAPTIEEEIVSFGNVSLNLATRELARHNGNGNGEQAPASQLTTGEFAVLKVLVQHPRQPLSRDKLMELARGREYDVFDRSIDVQISRLRKLVEDDPAKPRYIQTVWGFGYVFVPDGVKKD; from the coding sequence ATGAACGATACCACCAAAATTCTCGTCGTCGATGACGACCTGCGCCTGCGCGATCTGCTCAACCGCTACCTCAGCGACCAGGGTTTCACGGTCAAGGCCGTTGCCAATGCGGCAGACATGGACAAAGCGCTCAATCGGGAACTCTATGACCTGCTGGTGCTCGACCTGATGCTGCCCGGCGAAGATGGCCTGTCCATCTGCCGCCGCCTGCGCAGCAGCAAAAATGATACGGCCATCATCATGCTGACGGCCAAGGGCGACGACATCGACCGCATCGTCGGTCTCGAAATGGGCGCCGACGACTACCTGCCCAAACCCTTCAACCCCCGCGAGCTGGTGGCCCGCATCCATGCCGTCCTGCGCCGGCGCAAGGCGGCGGCACCGCCCGGCGCGCCGACCATCGAGGAGGAAATCGTCAGCTTCGGCAACGTCAGCCTGAATCTGGCGACCCGCGAGCTGGCGCGGCACAATGGCAACGGCAACGGCGAGCAAGCGCCCGCCAGCCAGCTCACCACCGGCGAGTTTGCCGTCCTGAAAGTGCTGGTGCAGCACCCGCGCCAGCCGCTGTCGCGCGACAAACTGATGGAACTGGCGCGCGGCCGCGAATACGACGTCTTCGACCGCTCGATCGACGTGCAGATTTCGCGGCTGCGCAAGCTCGTCGAGGACGATCCGGCCAAGCCGCGCTACATCCAGACCGTCTGGGGATTCGGCTACGTCTTCGTTCCGGACGGGGTGAAGAAGGACTGA
- a CDS encoding HAMP domain-containing histidine kinase, producing MKLWPHSLLWRTFLLVALLMLLSVLAWFAIFRLYQEEPRARQIAQLMISVVNLTRSAIINAAPEHRRELLRDLSDREGIHIYPYESDESIAPLDNEFILRRVKAHLLDELGPQTQFTLERNGEHAVFISFAIDEEGDNEYWVALPRERIEHILHRQWLGWGLAAILLSLGGAYLIVFRVTRPLRALAQAARQIGRGRQPAPLAETGPGEIIDVTRAFNQMSADLSRLDSDRALILAGISHDLRTPLTRLRMGIEMISADDPAAQDTRDGMIADVEEMDQTINQFLDFARETGNEPLQETDLTALLNDLANQYKRRGTALETAFELLPPCLVRTQAIRRAVTNLIDNALRHAGSDGLSLALRLDDPQHVVIEVNDRGPGISPAEVERLKLPFTRLESARSNTAGAGLGLAIVDRIARSHNGSFQLLPRPGGGLTARIVMPKAKPYAEETATLQA from the coding sequence ATGAAGCTCTGGCCGCACAGCCTGCTCTGGCGCACCTTCCTGCTGGTGGCGCTGTTGATGCTGTTGTCCGTTCTGGCCTGGTTCGCCATTTTTCGCCTGTATCAGGAAGAACCGCGCGCGCGCCAGATTGCCCAACTGATGATCAGCGTCGTCAACCTGACGCGCAGCGCCATCATCAACGCCGCCCCGGAACATCGCCGCGAACTGCTGCGCGACCTCTCCGACCGCGAAGGCATCCACATTTATCCCTACGAAAGCGACGAGAGCATTGCGCCGCTGGACAACGAATTCATACTCCGGCGCGTCAAAGCCCATCTGCTCGACGAACTCGGGCCACAAACGCAATTCACCCTCGAACGCAATGGAGAACATGCGGTCTTCATCAGTTTTGCCATTGATGAAGAGGGCGACAATGAATACTGGGTCGCCCTGCCGCGCGAACGCATCGAACACATCCTGCACCGGCAGTGGCTGGGCTGGGGCCTGGCGGCCATCCTGCTGTCGCTGGGTGGCGCCTACTTGATCGTCTTTCGCGTCACCCGCCCGCTGCGCGCCCTGGCCCAGGCCGCCCGGCAGATCGGTCGCGGCCGGCAGCCGGCGCCGCTGGCGGAAACGGGGCCCGGCGAAATCATCGATGTCACCCGCGCCTTCAACCAAATGTCGGCCGACCTCTCCCGCCTCGACAGCGACCGCGCCCTGATCCTGGCCGGCATCTCGCACGATCTGCGCACGCCGCTGACGCGCCTGCGCATGGGCATCGAAATGATCTCCGCCGACGACCCGGCAGCGCAGGACACGCGCGACGGCATGATCGCCGATGTCGAGGAGATGGATCAGACCATCAACCAGTTTCTCGACTTCGCCCGCGAGACCGGCAATGAACCGCTCCAGGAAACCGACCTCACCGCCTTGCTCAATGATCTGGCCAATCAATACAAGCGGCGTGGAACGGCGCTGGAAACGGCGTTCGAACTGCTGCCGCCCTGCCTGGTGCGCACCCAGGCCATCCGGCGCGCCGTCACCAACCTGATCGACAACGCCCTGCGCCATGCCGGTTCGGACGGTTTGTCCCTGGCGCTGCGCCTCGACGACCCGCAGCATGTCGTCATTGAAGTCAACGACCGCGGCCCCGGCATTTCGCCCGCGGAAGTCGAGCGCCTCAAGCTGCCATTCACGCGCCTCGAATCGGCGCGCAGCAACACCGCCGGCGCCGGCCTCGGCCTCGCCATCGTCGACCGCATCGCACGCAGCCACAACGGCTCATTCCAGCTCCTGCCTCGCCCCGGCGGCGGCCTGACCGCCCGCATCGTGATGCCGAAGGCCAAGCCGTACGCTGAAGAGACGGCAACGCTGCAGGCGTGA
- a CDS encoding FAD-binding oxidoreductase, translating into MSNEAARQAADALKLRLSEIVGSRQVLTEAADTQPYLHDWRGRYHGQALCVVRPGTTAEVAAVVAACAQAGAGGIAMVPQGGNTGLVGGGVPCNAEADSADLADPLASAGRPQVVISLQRLQRIRAIDTANHTLTAEAGCTLQQVQEAAAEAGLLFPLAIASQGTATIGGNLSTNAGGVQVLRYGNMRELTLGLEVVLADGRIWDGLRGLRKDNTGYDLKQLFIGAEGTLGLITAAVLKLHPRPRAQLTAWLALPDPQVAVELLGRLRQHFGERVSAFEIINRAALELVFKHVPDTHSPLSRIHDWQLLLQLDASSAAEGATLADDLSELLVAEQAAGRLLDAVLAQSETQAAALWKLRESISEAQKKEGFSIKHDVSLPISRLHEFIEQTDARLTSRYPGVRIVCFGHLGDGNLHYNPSQPLAEDNRAFIAATAEVNRLVHDLVHALGGSISAEHGLGQLKREEILRYKSPLEIELMRNIKTALDPRGLMNPGKLLSNSDVAR; encoded by the coding sequence ATGAGCAACGAGGCAGCCAGGCAAGCGGCGGATGCGCTGAAACTGCGCTTGTCGGAGATCGTCGGCAGCCGCCAGGTGCTGACCGAAGCGGCTGACACACAACCCTATCTGCATGACTGGCGCGGCCGCTATCACGGCCAGGCGCTGTGCGTGGTGCGTCCGGGCACGACCGCCGAAGTGGCGGCGGTGGTGGCGGCATGCGCCCAGGCCGGGGCGGGTGGCATCGCCATGGTGCCGCAAGGCGGCAATACCGGACTGGTCGGCGGCGGCGTGCCCTGCAATGCAGAGGCTGATTCGGCTGATCTGGCTGACCCGCTTGCCTCGGCCGGCCGGCCGCAGGTCGTCATCAGCCTGCAGCGCTTGCAGCGCATCCGCGCCATCGATACGGCCAACCACACGCTGACGGCGGAAGCCGGCTGCACGCTGCAGCAGGTGCAGGAAGCGGCTGCCGAGGCGGGCCTGCTGTTCCCTCTGGCGATCGCCTCGCAAGGCACGGCGACCATCGGCGGCAATCTATCCACCAATGCCGGCGGCGTACAGGTGCTGCGCTACGGCAACATGCGCGAGCTGACCCTGGGGCTGGAAGTCGTTCTGGCCGATGGCCGTATCTGGGATGGTCTGCGCGGGCTGCGCAAGGACAACACTGGCTACGACCTCAAGCAACTGTTCATCGGCGCCGAAGGCACGCTGGGCCTGATCACCGCCGCCGTGCTGAAACTCCATCCCCGTCCTCGCGCGCAGCTCACCGCCTGGCTGGCATTGCCTGATCCGCAAGTGGCAGTGGAACTGCTGGGACGCCTGCGCCAGCATTTCGGCGAGCGCGTCAGCGCCTTTGAAATCATCAATCGCGCAGCGCTCGAACTGGTGTTCAAGCATGTGCCGGATACGCACTCGCCCCTGTCGCGTATTCATGATTGGCAGTTGCTGCTGCAACTGGATGCTTCCAGCGCCGCCGAAGGCGCCACCTTGGCAGATGATCTGAGCGAGTTGCTGGTCGCCGAACAGGCGGCAGGGCGTTTGCTCGATGCGGTATTGGCGCAAAGCGAAACCCAGGCCGCCGCGCTCTGGAAATTGCGCGAAAGCATTTCCGAGGCGCAGAAGAAAGAAGGCTTCAGCATCAAGCACGATGTTTCGCTGCCGATCTCGCGCCTGCACGAATTCATCGAGCAGACCGACGCCCGTCTGACTTCCCGCTATCCGGGCGTGCGCATCGTCTGCTTCGGCCATCTCGGCGACGGCAACCTGCACTACAACCCCTCGCAGCCCCTGGCCGAGGACAACCGCGCCTTCATCGCCGCGACGGCCGAGGTCAATCGCCTGGTGCATGATCTGGTGCACGCACTGGGCGGCAGCATTTCCGCCGAGCACGGCCTGGGGCAACTGAAGCGCGAGGAAATCCTGCGCTACAAAAGCCCGCTGGAAATCGAACTGATGCGCAACATCAAGACCGCGCTGGATCCGCGGGGTCTGATGAATCCGGGCAAGCTGCTGTCGAACAGTGATGTTGCACGGTAA
- the rimO gene encoding 30S ribosomal protein S12 methylthiotransferase RimO gives MSRMQKEPTIGFVSLGCPKATVDSELILTRLRAEGYRISGSYDGADLVVVNTCGFIDAAVEESLDAIGEALAENGKVIVTGCLGAREEVVRAAHPQVLAVTGPHAAQEVMNAVHAQLPPAHEPFIDLVPPQGIRITPQHYAYLKISEGCNHRCSFCIIPSLRGDLVSRPIAEVMLEAEKLAQAGVKELLVISQDTSAYGVDVKYRTGFVNGRPLKTRLLELARALGELGIWIRLHYVYPYPSVDALIPLMAEGKILPYLDVPFQHASPRILKLMKRPASSENNLERIRAWRAICPDLTIRSTFITGFPGETEAEFEALLDFLEEAQLDRVGAFAYSPVEGASANELPGALPAEVREARRQQLMEFQEDISTRRLEAKIGRRLQVLVEEVDEEGAVARSQGDAPEIDGLVHVTDGQELAVGEFAMVEITDCDVHDLYARVAPGQ, from the coding sequence ATGTCACGCATGCAGAAAGAACCGACCATCGGCTTCGTTTCACTTGGCTGCCCGAAGGCGACGGTCGATTCCGAACTGATCCTGACGCGCCTGCGCGCCGAGGGCTACCGGATTTCCGGTTCCTACGACGGCGCCGATCTGGTGGTGGTGAATACCTGCGGCTTCATCGACGCGGCGGTGGAAGAGTCGCTGGATGCCATCGGCGAAGCGCTCGCCGAAAACGGCAAGGTGATCGTCACCGGCTGCCTGGGCGCGCGCGAGGAGGTGGTGCGCGCGGCGCATCCGCAAGTGCTGGCGGTGACCGGGCCGCATGCCGCGCAGGAAGTGATGAATGCCGTGCACGCCCAGTTGCCGCCGGCGCATGAGCCGTTCATCGACCTGGTGCCGCCGCAGGGCATCCGCATCACACCGCAGCATTACGCCTATCTGAAGATTTCCGAAGGCTGCAACCATCGCTGCAGCTTCTGCATCATCCCCAGCCTGCGCGGCGATCTGGTCAGTCGGCCGATCGCCGAGGTGATGCTGGAAGCCGAGAAGCTGGCCCAGGCCGGCGTCAAGGAATTGCTGGTGATTTCCCAGGACACCAGCGCCTACGGCGTGGACGTCAAATACCGCACCGGCTTCGTCAATGGCCGGCCGCTGAAAACACGTTTGCTGGAGCTGGCCCGGGCGCTGGGCGAGCTGGGCATCTGGATCCGCCTGCACTACGTCTATCCTTATCCCAGCGTCGATGCCCTGATTCCACTGATGGCCGAAGGCAAGATCCTGCCCTATCTGGATGTGCCGTTTCAGCATGCCAGCCCGCGCATCCTGAAGCTGATGAAACGCCCGGCGAGCAGCGAGAACAATCTCGAACGCATCCGGGCCTGGCGGGCGATCTGTCCGGACCTCACCATCCGCAGCACTTTCATCACCGGCTTTCCCGGCGAGACCGAAGCCGAGTTCGAGGCGCTGCTGGATTTTCTCGAAGAAGCCCAGCTCGATCGCGTCGGCGCCTTTGCCTATTCGCCGGTCGAGGGCGCGTCGGCGAATGAACTGCCCGGTGCGCTGCCGGCGGAAGTGCGCGAAGCGCGCCGCCAGCAGTTGATGGAATTCCAGGAGGACATCAGCACTCGCCGGCTGGAGGCCAAAATCGGCCGCCGCTTGCAAGTGCTGGTGGAAGAAGTCGATGAGGAGGGCGCCGTGGCCCGCAGCCAGGGCGATGCGCCGGAAATCGACGGGCTGGTGCATGTCACCGATGGCCAGGAACTCGCCGTGGGCGAATTCGCCATGGTGGAAATCACTGACTGCGACGTCCATGATCTGTACGCCAGGGTCGCTCCGGGGCAATGA
- the phaR gene encoding polyhydroxyalkanoate synthesis repressor PhaR gives MADTASAPSVRLIKKYPNRRLYDTRDSAYITLADVKQLVLNHEAFKVVDAKSGEDLTRSVLLQIILEEETGGAPMFTSELLAQMIRFYGNAMQGMMGKYLESNLRSFAEMQARFKEQARAVYGENSPMSRDLWAQFLNFQGPAMHNMMSAYMDQSQKMFQQMQEQMQGQARNMFSGFQFPQFNAAPGDEHGANKDKGSGGNAGTSGISGTTGKERK, from the coding sequence ATGGCCGATACTGCCTCCGCACCCTCTGTTCGCCTCATCAAGAAATACCCGAATCGCCGTCTCTACGATACGCGCGACAGCGCCTATATCACGCTTGCCGATGTCAAGCAGTTGGTGCTGAATCACGAGGCGTTCAAGGTGGTGGATGCCAAGAGCGGCGAGGATCTGACGCGCAGCGTCCTGCTGCAGATCATTCTCGAAGAGGAAACCGGCGGAGCGCCGATGTTTACCAGCGAGCTGCTGGCGCAGATGATCCGCTTCTACGGCAACGCCATGCAGGGCATGATGGGCAAGTATCTGGAAAGCAATCTGCGTTCCTTCGCCGAGATGCAGGCCCGCTTCAAGGAGCAGGCGCGTGCCGTGTATGGCGAGAATTCGCCGATGAGCCGGGATCTCTGGGCGCAGTTCCTGAATTTCCAGGGGCCGGCCATGCACAACATGATGAGCGCCTACATGGATCAGAGTCAGAAGATGTTCCAGCAGATGCAGGAACAGATGCAGGGCCAGGCGCGCAACATGTTTTCGGGCTTCCAGTTTCCCCAGTTCAACGCCGCGCCGGGCGATGAGCATGGCGCAAACAAGGACAAGGGAAGCGGTGGAAATGCCGGAACCAGCGGAATTAGTGGAACCACTGGCAAGGAACGCAAATAG
- a CDS encoding beta-ketoacyl-ACP reductase produces the protein MAGKVALVTGGMGGLGTAMCRALAQDGMTVVANCLPGFPPMNEWLARMRAEGFNIHAAEGDVSDFDSCAAMVQKIEAEIGPVDVLVNNAGITRDTVLRKMEKTQWDAVLSTNLDSLFNVTRQVIEGMATRGWGRIINMASVNGVKGQLGQANYSAAKAGVLGFTKAVAQEVIKKGVTVNAIAPGYIATEMVMAIKPEVREQIVATIPMGRFGQPEEIGHLVSFLASDKAAYMTGATFNINGGLHMC, from the coding sequence ATGGCTGGAAAAGTGGCATTGGTGACGGGAGGCATGGGCGGTCTGGGTACCGCGATGTGCAGGGCGCTGGCGCAGGACGGCATGACCGTCGTTGCCAACTGCCTGCCGGGATTCCCGCCCATGAACGAATGGCTGGCCAGAATGAGGGCGGAAGGCTTCAATATCCATGCCGCCGAGGGCGATGTTTCCGATTTCGATTCCTGCGCGGCAATGGTGCAGAAGATCGAGGCCGAAATCGGCCCGGTCGATGTGCTGGTGAATAACGCCGGCATCACCCGCGATACCGTGCTGCGCAAGATGGAAAAGACGCAGTGGGATGCCGTGCTGTCGACCAATCTCGACAGCCTGTTCAACGTCACGCGCCAGGTCATCGAAGGCATGGCGACGCGCGGCTGGGGACGCATCATCAACATGGCTTCGGTCAATGGCGTGAAGGGCCAGCTCGGCCAGGCCAACTACTCGGCCGCCAAGGCCGGTGTGCTGGGCTTCACCAAGGCCGTCGCCCAGGAAGTCATCAAGAAGGGCGTGACGGTGAATGCCATCGCGCCGGGCTATATCGCCACCGAAATGGTCATGGCGATCAAGCCCGAAGTGCGCGAGCAGATCGTCGCGACGATACCGATGGGGCGCTTCGGCCAACCCGAGGAAATCGGCCATCTGGTGAGCTTCCTGGCTTCCGACAAGGCCGCCTACATGACCGGCGCCACCTTCAACATCAACGGCGGTCTGCACATGTGCTGA
- the phbB gene encoding acetoacetyl-CoA reductase: protein MPRVALVTGGMGGLGEAICVKLAALGYTVVTTYSPSNTRAQDWLRNMNDMGYGFKAYPCDVGDFDSCKNCVEQIAKDIGPVEVLVNNAGITRDMTFKKMTKADWDVVVRTNLDSVFNMTKQVMDGMVERNWGRVINISSVNGQKGAFGQTNYAAAKAGMHGFTKSLALEVAKKGVTINTISPGYIGTKMVTAIPQDVLESKILPQIPTGRLGKPEEVAGLVAYLTSEEAAFVNGANISINGGQHMF from the coding sequence ATGCCAAGAGTGGCTTTGGTAACGGGCGGTATGGGCGGTCTGGGCGAGGCGATCTGCGTCAAGCTCGCTGCGCTGGGCTACACGGTGGTGACGACCTACAGTCCGAGCAATACCCGCGCCCAGGACTGGCTGCGCAACATGAATGACATGGGCTATGGTTTCAAGGCCTATCCTTGCGATGTCGGTGATTTCGATTCCTGCAAGAACTGCGTCGAGCAGATCGCCAAGGACATCGGGCCGGTCGAAGTGCTGGTGAATAACGCCGGCATCACCCGCGACATGACTTTCAAGAAGATGACCAAGGCCGATTGGGATGTCGTCGTGCGCACCAACCTGGATTCGGTGTTCAACATGACCAAGCAGGTGATGGACGGCATGGTCGAGCGCAACTGGGGTCGCGTCATCAACATTTCGTCGGTGAATGGCCAGAAGGGCGCCTTCGGACAGACCAACTACGCGGCGGCCAAGGCCGGCATGCACGGCTTCACCAAGTCGCTGGCGCTGGAAGTGGCGAAGAAGGGCGTGACGATCAACACGATTTCGCCGGGTTACATCGGCACCAAGATGGTCACGGCGATTCCGCAGGACGTGCTGGAATCGAAGATCCTGCCGCAGATCCCCACCGGGCGGCTGGGCAAGCCGGAAGAGGTTGCCGGCCTGGTGGCGTATCTGACTTCCGAGGAAGCGGCGTTCGTGAATGGCGCCAACATCTCGATCAACGGCGGTCAGCACATGTTCTGA
- the phaC gene encoding class I poly(R)-hydroxyalkanoic acid synthase, with protein sequence MQTMFQAGQSWAQGFAQWLAAVQAQAQSQPQSQSQSTTAQAAASASPTSKSDPAQAAAQHGALQQLQQAFMARHMALWQAQINRSSDKNAASSTPDAALPRPQPGDRRFSAAEWANSPIHDYFRQSYLLNAEYVGRLVELLPAADTKARERMRFMARQYVDALAPSNFAATNPEFIETALASQGESINAGIRNLLADIEKGHISLSDETAFEVGRNLAITPGAVVFENEVMQLIQYAPLSDVVGTRPLVIVPPCINKYYILDLQPENSLVRHAIEQGNTVFMVSWRNPQAAQGHLGWDDYVEQGVLRALAVAAAICGVEQVNALGFCVGGTLLSTALAVARARGETPVTSLTLLTTLLDFADPGELGLFIDQASVAAREASIGKGGLMKGSELAAVFSSLRANDLIWQYVVSNYLKGGKPPAFDLLYWNADSTNLPGPFAVWYLRNMYLENRLRSPGRLTVCGEKVDLRKVDMPVFLYASREDHIVPWQAGYRSRALLGGRSTFVMGASGHIAGVINPPAKNRRSYWVGEYAGKDAERWLAGATEQRGSWWPTWTAWLQAFAGKPRKARVRLGSVTYKALEPAPGRYVREKAS encoded by the coding sequence ATGCAAACCATGTTCCAGGCCGGACAGTCCTGGGCGCAGGGCTTTGCGCAGTGGCTGGCGGCGGTTCAGGCTCAGGCGCAATCACAACCGCAATCGCAATCGCAATCAACAACTGCGCAGGCCGCTGCTTCCGCGTCGCCAACCTCAAAGTCAGATCCTGCCCAGGCGGCGGCGCAGCATGGCGCGCTGCAGCAACTGCAGCAGGCGTTCATGGCGCGGCACATGGCGCTCTGGCAGGCGCAGATCAATCGCTCGTCCGACAAGAACGCAGCCTCTTCAACGCCGGACGCGGCCTTGCCCCGGCCCCAGCCGGGCGACCGCCGTTTTTCGGCAGCGGAATGGGCAAACAGCCCGATCCATGATTATTTCCGTCAGTCCTACCTCCTCAATGCCGAGTACGTCGGCCGCCTGGTCGAGCTGCTGCCGGCAGCCGATACCAAGGCGCGGGAACGCATGCGCTTCATGGCGCGGCAGTATGTCGATGCGCTGGCACCGTCGAATTTTGCCGCCACCAATCCCGAGTTCATCGAGACCGCGCTGGCGAGCCAGGGCGAGAGCATCAATGCCGGCATCCGCAACCTGCTTGCCGACATCGAGAAGGGCCATATCTCGCTGAGCGACGAAACGGCCTTCGAGGTCGGCCGCAACCTGGCGATCACGCCCGGGGCGGTGGTGTTTGAAAACGAGGTGATGCAGCTCATCCAGTATGCGCCGCTGAGCGATGTGGTCGGCACCCGGCCGCTGGTGATCGTGCCGCCCTGCATCAACAAGTACTACATCCTCGATCTGCAGCCGGAAAATTCGCTGGTGCGCCATGCCATCGAACAGGGCAATACCGTGTTCATGGTTTCCTGGCGCAATCCCCAGGCCGCGCAGGGCCATCTGGGTTGGGATGATTACGTCGAGCAGGGCGTGCTGCGGGCGCTCGCCGTGGCGGCGGCGATCTGCGGCGTCGAGCAGGTGAATGCCCTGGGTTTCTGCGTCGGCGGCACCCTCCTGAGCACCGCGCTGGCCGTGGCGCGGGCGCGCGGCGAGACGCCGGTGACTTCGCTGACCTTGCTGACGACGCTGCTCGATTTTGCCGATCCCGGCGAGCTTGGCCTGTTCATCGACCAGGCTTCCGTCGCCGCGCGCGAGGCGAGCATCGGCAAGGGCGGCCTGATGAAGGGCAGCGAGCTGGCGGCGGTATTTTCCAGCCTGCGCGCCAATGATCTGATCTGGCAGTACGTGGTCAGCAATTACCTGAAGGGCGGCAAGCCGCCGGCCTTCGACCTGCTTTACTGGAATGCCGATTCCACCAATCTGCCGGGGCCGTTCGCGGTTTGGTATCTGCGCAACATGTATCTGGAAAATCGCCTGCGCAGCCCCGGCCGGCTGACGGTCTGCGGCGAGAAGGTCGATTTGCGCAAGGTGGATATGCCGGTCTTCCTGTATGCCTCGCGCGAGGATCACATCGTGCCCTGGCAGGCCGGCTATCGGTCGCGCGCCCTGCTGGGTGGGCGCAGCACCTTCGTCATGGGAGCGAGCGGACATATCGCCGGCGTGATCAACCCGCCGGCCAAGAACAGGCGCAGTTACTGGGTCGGCGAATATGCCGGCAAGGATGCGGAGCGATGGCTGGCCGGGGCGACGGAGCAGCGCGGCAGCTGGTGGCCGACCTGGACGGCATGGCTGCAGGCGTTTGCCGGCAAGCCGCGCAAGGCGCGCGTGCGTCTGGGGAGCGTGACATATAAGGCATTGGAGCCTGCGCCGGGCAGATACGTTCGGGAAAAGGCATCGTAG